The genome window TTGTTCCATGTTTCCATGTGGCGCACATCAGCGATGCCACCCACAATCAATACCAGGATGGAAACCGCCAGCACCTTCTTCCACAAAGCCAGGTTGTTGTTCTCATTGTAGAACCAACGCTTTCTGCCCACCAGCATTCCGAGTATGAAGAGGCAGATGGTCTGCGTATGTCTTCCCTTCATCAGGCACCAGTAATAGGTAGCCACCTGTCCGTATCGCAGGTTACTGTAGGCATTCTCCAGGAAGGTGCCGTGCTGATGACCATGATACATGTTTCCATACACCTCTCCCAACGACGATGCATCTACCTGCCATCCGGTAATGAGGGAGTAGATTTCTATCGGTTGGATAAAGAGGAAGGCAACCACCCACCAGAGCCATTTGGTAGGAAGATAACTCAATGGGATGAGAACCAGACCATAGATGGCATAGGAAAAAAGGATGTCACCATCGAAGAAGGCGGTGTTCACGATACCGAGCATTGCCAGGAGGAACATTCGCCAGGCGAATCTTCCAGAAAAGCAATTTCCCCGCTGCTGCTGGTTATCATTCATAATAAAGAAGCTCAATCCGAAGAGCAGGGCAAAGATGCCATACATCTTTCCCGACAGCAGCAAAGCCAGCACATCTGCCATCCAATCATCACACCCCAGCGTATAAGCATGCTCTATACTTCCGTCGTACATATTGAAATGCTCCACAGAGTGATAGAGAATAATACCTGCTACGGCCAATCCTCTCAAGGCATCAGCCACGTCAATACGACTGTTTTTCAGTCCTAATGTCTTATAAAAATTCATTTTTATATTGTATGTTAGTTATTATGAGTTGGCAAAGGTATAACATTTTATTGGAAAAAGCGAATAAATCAGCCTTTTCCTTAGTTATTCGTCAGAAAAAGTGTGGGAATTTGTTGATTATTCGTTAGAAAAAGTGTGGACTTCTACAGATATTCGTCAGAAAAAGTGTGGGGTTATTGCGATTATTCATCAGAAAAAATGCAAATTAACACAAAATTATTTAACGAATAAAAGCTTCGATTCTGACATATCCGTCAGAATCGAAGTGAAAGCCAATCATCGAGCTTCACGTTCTGGAAGGTATGGATGCCCAGTTTCTCGGCAGCCTCGCAGTTTTCCTTCAGATCATCGATGAAGAGAGTATCATCGGGATTGATGTTCGCCTGCCTGATTACCTCTTCATAGATACGGGCATCAGGTTTTGCCAAATGCATTCGCTGAGAGAGGAAACAGTGCTCGAAATAATCCGCTACCCCATGGTTCTGATAAAGAAAGAGATGCTCCACGCAATAATCCCAATGAATATCAATGGTATTGCTCAAGAGGAAGAGGCGGTAACCAGCCTTCTTCAACTGCAGGAGTCGCTCCTTTTTCTCATCAGGAATCTCCACCAGCATCTTGTTGGCAGCATCGATGATTTCTTCATTCGTCACATCAGCTTCTGTCAACTTACGGGCTGCATCACAGAATGCTTCGGTGGTAATCATTCCAACACCCAGTTTACTCATCAGCTTCATCCCCTCACTCTGAGGATTCGGATTAGCCAGTTCCCCCATTCCTATCGCCTTGAAAGCCCCGATGCATCCTTCCGGATTGAGTTTCACCAGAACATTACCTAAATCAAATATGATATTCTTGTATTGCATAATCTATACCTTATTTTAAATTTCACTTTTAATCTTTAATCAGATACT of Segatella copri contains these proteins:
- a CDS encoding DUF418 domain-containing protein, coding for MNFYKTLGLKNSRIDVADALRGLAVAGIILYHSVEHFNMYDGSIEHAYTLGCDDWMADVLALLLSGKMYGIFALLFGLSFFIMNDNQQQRGNCFSGRFAWRMFLLAMLGIVNTAFFDGDILFSYAIYGLVLIPLSYLPTKWLWWVVAFLFIQPIEIYSLITGWQVDASSLGEVYGNMYHGHQHGTFLENAYSNLRYGQVATYYWCLMKGRHTQTICLFILGMLVGRKRWFYNENNNLALWKKVLAVSILVLIVGGIADVRHMETWNNWLYPIYNFFILSFVVSGFVLLWYGKEWFRKGLSFLRQFGKMSLTNYFLQSIIGCGLFAYYGFNLQTKLGITYAFLVGIAMVVVQCLFSNLWLKYHSHGPFEGIWKKLTWIKF
- a CDS encoding HAD family hydrolase — translated: MQYKNIIFDLGNVLVKLNPEGCIGAFKAIGMGELANPNPQSEGMKLMSKLGVGMITTEAFCDAARKLTEADVTNEEIIDAANKMLVEIPDEKKERLLQLKKAGYRLFLLSNTIDIHWDYCVEHLFLYQNHGVADYFEHCFLSQRMHLAKPDARIYEEVIRQANINPDDTLFIDDLKENCEAAEKLGIHTFQNVKLDDWLSLRF